The region tgatttagacagtgtgttatatagacagtgtgtcatatggacagtgtgtcatatagactgatttagacagtgtgttatatagactggtttagacagtgtgttatatagactgatttagacagtgtgttatatagactgatttagacagtgtgttatatagactgatttagacagtgtattatatagactgatttagacagtgtgtcatatagacagtgtgttatatatactgatttagacagtgtgttatatagactgatttagacagtgtgttatatagactgatttagacattgttatatagactgatttagacagtgtgttatatagactgatttggacagtgtgttatatagacagtgtgtCATATGGACTGATTTAGacattgtgttatatagacagtgtgttatatagactgatttagacagtgtgtcatatagacagtgtgttatatagacagtgtgttatatagactgatttagacagtgtgttatatagactgatttagacagtgtgttatatagactgatttagacagtgtgtgaTATAGACAGTGTGTgatatagacagtgtgttatatagacagatttagacagtgtgttatatagactgatttagacagtgtgtcttatagactgatttaggcagtgtgtcatgtagacagtgtggtatatagactgatttagacagtgtgtcatgtagacagtgtgttatatagactgatttagacagtgtgtcttatagactgatttagacagtgtgtcatgtagacagtgtggtatatagactgatttagacagtgtgtcatgtagacagtgtgttatatatactgatttagacagtgtgttatatagacagtgtgttatatagactgatttagacagtgtgttatatagactgatttagacagtgtgttatatagacagtgtgttatatagactgatttagacagtgtgttatatagactgatttagacagtgtgtcttatagactgatttaggcagtgtgtcatgtagacagtgtggtatatagactgatttagacagtgtgtcatgtagacagtgtgttatatatactgatttagacagtgtgttatattgactgatttagacagtgtgttatatagacagatttagacagtgtgttatatagactgatttagacagtgtgttatatagactgatttagacattgtgttatatagactgatttagacagtgtgttatatagactgatttagacagtgtgttatatagactgatttagacagtgtgttatatagactgatttagacagtgtgtcttatagactgatttagacagtgtgtcatgtagacagtgtggtatatagactgatttagacagtgtgtcatgtagacagtgtgttatatagactgatttagacggtgtgttatatatactgatttagacagtgtgtcatatagactgatttagacagtgtgttatatagacagtgtgttatatagactgatttagacagtgtgttatatagactgatttagacagtgtgttatatagactgatttagacagtgtgtcttatagactgatttagacagtgtgtcatgTAGACAGTGTGGTATATAGaatgatttagacagtgtgtcatgtagacagtgtgttatatagactgatttagacagtgtgttatatatactgatttagacagtgtgtcatatagactgatttagacagtgtgttatatagacagtgtgttatattgactgatttagacagtgtgttatatagactgatttagacagtgttttatatagacagatttagacagtgtgttatatagactgatttagacagtgtgttatatagactgatttagacagtgtgtcatatagacagtgtgttatatagactgatttagacagtgtgttatatagactgatttagacagtgtgtcatatagacagtgtgttatatagacagtgtgttatatagactgatttagacagtgtgttatatagactgatttagacagtgtgttatatagactgatttagacagtgtgttatatagactgatttagacagtgtgtcttatagactgatttagacagtgtgtcatgtagacagtgtggtatatagactgatttagacagtgtgtcatgtagacagtgtgttatatagactgatttagaccgtgtgttatatatactgatttagacagtgtgtcatatagactgatttagacagtgtgttatatagacagtgtgttataaagactgatttagacagtgtgttatatagactgatttagacagtgtgttatatagactgatttagacagtgtgttatatagactgatttagacagtgtgtcatgtagacagtgtggtatatagactgatttagacagtgtgtcatgtagacagtgtgttatatagactgatttagaccgtgtgttatatatactgatttagacagtgtgtcatatagactgatttagacagtgtgttatatagacagtgtgttatatagactgatttagacagtgtgttatattgactgatttagacagtgtgttatatagactgatttagacagtatgtcttatagactgatttagacagtgtgtcatgtagacagtgtggtatatagactgatttagacagtgtgtcatgtagacagtgtgttatatagactgatttagacagtgtgttatatatactgatttagacagtgtgtcatatagactgatttagacagtgtgttatatagacagatttagacagtgtgttatatagacagatttagacagtgtgttatatagactgatttagacagtgtgttatatagactaatttagacagtgtgtcatatagacagtgtgttatatagactgatttagacagtgtgttatatagactgatttagacagtgtgtcatatagacagtgtgttatatagacagtgtgttatatagactgatttagacagtgtgttatatagactgatttagacagtgtgttatatagactgatttagacagtgtgttatatagactgatttagacagtgtgtcttatagactgatttagacagtgtgtcatgtagacagtgtggtatatagactgatttagacagtgtgtcatgtagacagtgtgttatatagactgatttagacagtgtgttatatagactgatttagacagtgtgttatatagactgatttagacagtgtgttatatagactgatttagacagtgtgttatatagactgatttagacagtgtgttatatagactgatttagacagtgtgttatatagactgatttagacagtgtgtcatatagactgatttagacagtgtgttatatagacagtgtgGCATATAGACTATAGAGAGAattgagccctattccctatgggccctggtagagcactacagagagaatagagccctattccctatgggccctggtagagcactaaagagagaatagagccctatcccctatgggccctggtagtgcactacagagtgaatagagccctattccctatgggccctggtagtgcactacagagagaatagagccctattccccatgggccctggtcaaggtagtgcactacagagagaatagagccctattcactatgggccctggtagtgcacaacagagagaatagagccctattccctatgggccctggtcaaggtagtgcactacagagagaatagagccctattccctatgggccctggtagtgcacaacagagagaatagagccctattccctatgggccctggtagtgcactacagagagaatagagccctattccctatgggccctggccaaggtagtgcactacagagagaatagagccctattccctatgggccctggtagagcactaaagagagaatagagccctattccctatgggccctggtagtgcaCAACACAGagattagagccctattccctatgggccctggtagagcactacagagagaatagagccctattccctatgggccctggtagagcactaaagagagaatagagccctatcccatatgggccctggtagtgcactacagagagaatagagccctattccctatgggccctggtcaaggtagtgcactacagagagaattgagccctattccctatgggccctggtagagcactacagagagaatagagccctattccctatgggccctggtagagcactaaagagagaatagagccctatcccttatgggccctggtagtgcactacagagagaatagagccctattccctttgggccctggtcaaggtagtgcactacagagagaattgagccctattccctatgggccctggtagagcACTACagagaatagagccctattccctatgggccctggtagagcactaaagagagaatagagccctatcccctatgggccctggtagtgcactacagagtgaatagagccctattccctatgggccctggtagtgcactacagagagaatagagccctattccccatgggccctggtcaaggtagtgcactacagagagaatagagccctattccctatgggccctggtagtgcacaacagagagaatagagccctattccctatgggccctggtcaaggtagtgcactacagagagaatagagccctattccctatgggccctggtagtgcacaacagagagtagagccctattccctatgggccctggtagtgcactacagagagaatagagccctattccctatgggccctggccaaggtagtgcactacagagagaatagagccctattccctatgggccctggtagagcactaaagagagaatagagccctattccctatgggccctggtagtgcaCAACAGAGAGATtatagccctattccctatgggccctggtcaaggtagtgcactacagagagaatagagccctattccctatgggccctggccaaggtagtgcactacagagagaatagagccctattccctatgggtcctgttcaaggtagtgcactacagagagaatagagccctattccctatggaccctggtagtgcactacagagagaatagagccctattccctatgggccctggtcaaggtagtgcactacagagagattagagccctattccctatgggccctggtcaaggtagtgcactacagagagaatagagccctattccctatgggccctggccaaggtagtgcactacagagagaatagagccctattccctatgggtcctgttcaaggtagtgcactacagagagaatagagccctattccctatggaccctggtagtgcactacagagagaatagagccctattccctatgggccctggtcaaggtagtgcactacagagagattagagccctattccctatgggccctggtcaaggtagtgcactacagagagaatagagccctattccctatgggccctggtcaaggtagtgcactacagagagattagagccctattccctatgggccctggtcaaggttagtgcactacagagatattagagccctattccctatgggccctgttcaaggtagtgcactacagagagaatagagccctattccctatgggcactggtcaaggtagtgcactacagagagaatagagccctattccctatgagccctgttcaaggtagtgcactacagagagaatagagccctattccctatgggcactggtcaaGGTAGTGCGCTACAGAGagattagagccctattccctatgggccctggtcaaggttagtgcactacagagagattagagccctattccctatgggccctggtcaaggttAGTGCgctacagagagaatagagccctattccctaagggccctggtcaaggtagtgcactacagagagattagagccctattccctatgggccctggtcaaggtagtgcgctacagagagaatagagccctattccctaagggccctggtcaaggtagtgcactacagagagaacagggtaccgTTTGGAACACAAGGCGGCTGACTTACTGGAGTCCTGAAAGAAGATGTCGTTGCCGTTGTAGGCGTTTCTCAGCTTGTTGGTCATCACTCTGAGTGTCATGATCTGTTGGCGAATCAGAGTGTCCGGTCTAGTGATGTCCACCGCCACCTCTGGGTTGTTCAGCTGGTTGGTGAGGCCGTCCTTTACCACCTCAGGAAAATACCTGGGAGGATTACAACAATGCCGGTTAAGAAACATCTCTGAGGAAGACATGTCAAAAGACAATCACATTTCATTTGGCAGGAAATTATTCAATTATCTGGATCGTATAGAGCGTTCTCCATCACTCAGAGAGCAGCTGTCGGTGGTCCTGAAGAGGTTCTCCATCACTCAGAGAGCAGCTGTCGGTGGTCCTGAAGAGGTTCTCCATCACTCAGAGAGCAGCTGTCGGTGGTCCTGAAGAGGTTCTCCATCACTCAGAGAGCAGCTGTCGGTGGTCCTGAAGAGGTTCTCCATCACTCAGAGAGCAGCTGTCGGTGGTCCTGAAGAGGTTCTCCATCACTCAGAGAGCAGCTGTCGGTGGTCCTGAAGAGGTTCTCCATCACTCAGAGAGCAGCTATCGGTGGTCCTGAAGAGGTTCTCCATCACTCAGAGAGCAGCTGTCGGTGGTCCTGAAGAGGTTCTCCATCACTCAGAGAGCAGCTGTCGGTGGTCCTGAAGAGGTTCTCCATCACTCAGAGAGCAGCTGTCGGTGGTCCTGAAGAGGTTCTCCATCACTCAGAGAGCAGCTGTCGGTGGTCCTGAAGAGGTTCTCCATCACTCAGAGAGCAGCTGTCGGTGGTCCTGAGGAGGTTCTCCATCATTCAGAGAGTAGCTGTCGGTGGTCCTGGAGAGGTTCTCCATCACTCAGAGAGCAGCTGTCTTTGGTCCTGAAGAGGTTCTCCATCACTCAGAGAGCAGCTGTCTTTGGTCCTGAAGAGGTTCTCCATCACTCAGAGAGTAGCTGTCGGTGGTCCTGAAGAGGTTCTCCATCACTCAGAGAGCAGCTGTCGGTGGTCTTGAAGAGGTTCTCCATCACTCAGAGAGCAGCTGTCGGTGGTCCTGAAGAGGTTCTCCATCACTCAGAGAGTAGCTGTCGGTGGTCCTGAAGAGGTTCTCCAGCATTCAGAGAGCAGCTGTCGGTGGTCCTGAAGAGGTTCTCCATCACTCAGAGAGCAGCTGTCGGTGGTCCTGAAGAGGTTCTCCATCACTCAGAGAGCAGCTGTCTTTGGTCCTGAAGAGGTTCTCCATCACTCAGAGAGCAGCTGTCGGTGGTCCTGAAGAGGTTCTCTGCAACTGTGTGTTGGTCCCTCTCTCCCTAATCCAGTCTACAGTTCTACTGGGTCCTCTCTTCCTGATCCAGTCCTCTACAGTTCTACTGGGTCCTCTCTTCCTGATCCAGTCCTCTACAGTTCTACTGGGTCCTCTCTTCCTGATCCAGTCCTCTACAGTTCTACTGGGTCCTCTCTTCCTGATCAGGGACTGTGATGTGGTGACCAGGGACTGTGCTGTGGTGACCAGGGACTGTGATGTGGTGACCAGGGACTGTGCTGTGGTGTGTGAGGCCAAAAATGCCTCGACTGgctgggagggggggtgagagataGGGTGGTTCTGGCTTTCATTCCAAGCAGTTATACACACGTCAGTGTACAGTAATAGATGAGATCATCTCACCATATCCATAAAGTGTCAGAGATTGACAGGTAAACAGTACTGGTTCTCTCTTGTCCTGTACCAAGGACCATAGTACCATAGTTCTGGATCAGCTGAGGGTCTCCAGCACTGCTCAGACCTCATCAGACTGGCTGTAGTACTGGTTCTCTCTTGTCCTGTACCAAGGACCATAGTACCATAGTTCTGGATCAGCTGAGGGTCTCCAGCACTGCTCAGACCTCATCAGACTGGCTGTAGTACTGGTTCTCTCTTGTCCTGTACCAAGGACCATAGTACCATAGTTCTGGATCAGCTGAGGGTCTCCAGCACTGCTCAGACCTCATCAGACTAGTTGTAGGACTAGTTAGTTTCGTTATATTGGATGACTGAGGGTCTCCAGCACTGTTCAGACCTCATCAGACTAGTTGTAGGACTAGTTAGTTTAGTTATATTGAATGAGCTGAGGGTCTCCAGCACTGTTCAGACCTCGTCAGACTAGTTGTAGGACTAGTTAGTTTAGTTATATTGAATGAGCTGAGGGTCTCCAGCACTGTTCAGACCTCATCAGACTAGTTGTAGGACTAGTTAGTTTAGTTATATTGAATGAGCTGAGGGTCTCCAACACTGTTCAGACCTCGTCAGACTAGTTGTAGGACTAGTTAGTGTAGTTCTACAGGTGCGTGATCTGAACACCTCTCACCTGGCCTTGGTGTGACTGTTCCAGCACTGCTCAGACCTCATCAGACTAGTTGTAGGACTAGTTAGTGTAGTTCTACAGGTGCGTGATCTGAACACCTCTCACCTGGCCTTGGCGTGACTGTTCCAGCACTGCTCAGACCTCATCAGACTAGTTGTAGGACTAGTTAGTGTAGTTCTACAGGTGCGTGATCTGAACACCTCTCACCTGGCCTTGGCGTGACTGTTCCAACACTGCTCTTCATCTGACTCGGTCAACTTGTCTTTAATACAGATCTCATCTGGCAGGTTGGACCAGAACCTTTTGGACTGCTTCAGCTTCTTCTTAATGTCTAGCACCtgcagaagaggagggagagagtaacatgGGAATGGGGTTCAAACATCCGGCTCACTTTCCCCCAAATCCACACGTTTTTCCAGAAATCGCTGTTGAAATATTCCGGGAATCAGGAGGGATGAAACAGGAAatctggaatcctccaaccaCAGGGGTGAAACTACGACTGAAGCGAGATCTATTGAGGGGTTTTCTAAAAATAGCCAGTTTCAGT is a window of Oncorhynchus gorbuscha isolate QuinsamMale2020 ecotype Even-year unplaced genomic scaffold, OgorEven_v1.0 Un_scaffold_3382, whole genome shotgun sequence DNA encoding:
- the LOC124027615 gene encoding glypican-6-like, with protein sequence VLDIKKKLKQSKRFWSNLPDEICIKDKLTESDEEQCWNSHAKARYFPEVVKDGLTNQLNNPEVAVDITRPDTLIRQQIMTLRVMTNKLRNAYNGNDIFFQDSSDEGSGSSSGCTEGCTTEFVFVGPEAPVVGADRSDERASAASGNAPHPSRPSPLLLTLSLTALSWSKR